Proteins co-encoded in one Sulfurimonas sp. HSL1-2 genomic window:
- a CDS encoding NfeD family protein, with protein MLDWLNANVLWWHWVILGMVLIGLETMALTFLLLGIGVAAILTGTLAYLFDLSFSAELLIWSILSTLFIVGWWRFIRQKTVTQSGQASYRVDTKGTVTEGIEPPQRGKVLFDIPVLGNREWPAFADEPLSVGTKVQIVDVSGQLIKVTPLKED; from the coding sequence ATGCTTGACTGGTTGAATGCAAATGTACTGTGGTGGCACTGGGTTATCCTGGGGATGGTGCTGATAGGCCTGGAAACGATGGCCCTCACTTTCCTGCTGCTGGGAATAGGCGTCGCCGCGATCCTGACGGGGACGCTGGCCTATCTCTTTGATCTCTCCTTCTCTGCCGAGCTGCTGATCTGGTCGATCCTTTCGACACTTTTTATCGTGGGGTGGTGGCGTTTTATCCGCCAGAAGACCGTGACGCAGAGCGGACAGGCCTCCTACAGGGTCGACACGAAGGGGACCGTCACCGAGGGGATCGAACCGCCCCAGAGGGGTAAAGTGCTCTTCGACATTCCCGTACTGGGCAACCGCGAATGGCCTGCCTTCGCCGACGAACCGCTTAGCGTCGGGACGAAGGTGCAGATTGTCGACGTCAGCGGCCAGCTGATCAAAGTGACCCCCCTGAAGGAGGATTGA